The DNA segment aatggATATGCAAATACTTAATGCTAATACGTCTACAATGAGTGAAAAAGCGACGAGTTCTTCGTGAGATTGCATGTGAGAAAATAATCAATAAGTGGTTTACTTAATGGTTCCTTGTATTCGTAGAGTTAAgtagtatgttttatttttattgtgttttacttgcatgTGATGTAGTCTGTTTTATTCATTTCCGATGtaactttttaaattagtcaatatTATTGTGTTGTTATTGTTTATGAAAGTGACCattgcaaaactagccgttttaaacttaaaaaaaggCTAGCCATTAAGTAGCTGTTGCGAAATTAGCCATTTTAAACTTAGACAAGAAAAAACTAGTCGTTAAGTAGCCGTTGAGAAGTAGCTACTTGTTGTGGACACACTTATAAATATCAACTATCAATGATTCAACAACTCTATTTCAACTCTTGTTTTTCACCTCAAAAGAAGACTAAAAAATACATCTCTACATATGGCTATAAATTTTGATGATATGTTTAAAGAGACTTTGTATGGTAAAAGAAAACGGCAAGATAACACACTCATGGATAATTGGACCAATGAATGTTTATTCGATGATTCAGAAGAAGGTATCGATAGAAGCTCTATCTCAACTCCTCATAGATGGATCAACAGAGATCGAGAAGCAGGACATGATTGCCTTTTTCAAGATTACTTTGCAGATGAACTGGTGTATAATGCTAACATTTTTCGAGGGAGATTTCGAATGAGAAGACATGTGTTCCTTCGATAGTAGATGCTCTCTCAAACGTCTATCCGTATTTCCAATAGAGGGCCGATGCAATTGGAAGAAGAGGCTTGTCACCACTCTAAAAATGCACTGCTACGATATGGATGTTAGCATATAGCGTAGCAGCTGATGCTGTTGATGATTATGTGCGCATATGCGAGAGCACTACAATTGaatgtttgaaaaaatttgttgaaggtgTACTTTCGGTATTCGAGGATGAATACTTGCGAAAACTAAATCCAAATTATGTACAACGCCTACTACAAATGGCGGATGGTCGTGGCTTTCCTGGCATGTTGGGTAGCATTGACTGCATGCATTGGCAATGAAAAAATCATCCAAAGGCATGAAAAGGTATGTACATGAGTGGTTATAGTGGAGTTGCATCCATTGTACTTGAGGTTGTAACATCTTTAGACAATTAGATATGGCATCTGTTCTTTGGAATTTCTGGTTTAAATAACAATATCAACGTGTTAGATCGTTCTCGAGTGTTCGATGATATTCTAAATGACCGTGCTCCGAAGTTAAATTATACTATTAATGGTAATAATTATACTATGGGATACTATTTAGCAGATAGTATTTATCTTGAATGGGCCACATTTGTCAAATCAATCTCAAAGCCACAAGGGGAGAAACGCAAGTTATTTGCACAATACCAAGAAGGGCAAAGAAAATATGTGGAGCGACTATTCGGAGTGTTACAAGCACGCTTTGGAATTATACATGGTCCAGCTCGcttttgaaaaaagaagaaacttgCAAACATAATGAGAGCTTGTATTATATTGCATAATATGATTGTTGAGGATGAAAGAGACACTTATGTAGGAAATTTTGCTCAAGACTTAGAGTATGACGATGTCGAAAACGGTTTATCACAACCTCAGCTGGGAGAGGAAGATTTTGTACCATACCATCAATTTCTCCAAAGAATTTCTCAACTTTGAAATAGGTAGCAGCATAAACAGTTGAAAGAAGACTTGAACACATATGGCAATTTCACAATGCTTATCGTCAACTATAGAGTTTaactatgtttttttttgttttaagtaattttacaaattagtgtaatcctgaattatatattatatattattgttatatatgaatttttttaaatattaatatcttttaatagtgaattatttttgaatttataaatttaaataatattattgaaaaaaatagtaactatattaattttaattaattaattaagtgaaaCCACAACAGagactaaagttagttcctcctagtggagaagagagagatactttgagttcctatttactgtttatgacgCAAAAACTGATGTGGAGTTACTTTTTAAGATAGATGGGTCATAAATAGAGATTGGGATGAATTCTCTACTAGAGATGGTCTAAGTGGTCTGAGTGAGTCACATCACATAACATATCTGCTAACTCTTTTTCCATCATTGCATGTTATTGAAGATATATAGGATGGTGACTCCCCCTATAATGATATTTTCACATAAAGATGGCATTGCAAATTGTTAAATGGTTTAACAtgtttgatttaaaatatttgattgaatCATCTAGCGATTCAAAATATCTTTACACTACAAGAAAGGCGTTGAGTACCGTCGAATTTACCGACAGATTTATCAAATAAATCCGTTGACAATTAGTTTGCCGTCAGAATAAATTTGACGGTATAAATGGCACCAAAAAATTTTTACCGGTAGATTATTTCGTCGTAATGCTAATTACCGGCGGATTTTGCGttgaatttttcaattaatacgACGAAGATAAGCAGTTGTACCGTGAATTTTCTGACGGCAATTTTGGTGCCATGTTATGTTTTCTGGCACCTATTTACCGTCGGATTGTTCCGCTAGTAAATCCGACggtatgcaatttttttttacacaatTAGTGCACAAGTAGcagtcaaattaaatttttttaaaaaaaatttttagtgcacaaattttaaatacCAGAAATCAACtaatgaatataataaaaagtcaaAAGTAAAATACACTGAAATAgacttaaaataaattaaattcctAAATCCTACAGATCTCGATAAAGGTCGTCATCGTCGTCTTCCCCCTACTGTGACAGCAGATTAAGTGCTGATGTCGGTGCCCCACCAACAGCGTCACTGCCTCCAGCGCACATCTCATTGTACACCACTATCTGGTCTCACAAGCACTCTAGCCGCTCCAACTTCTCCGTTAGCTCTGAGCTGATGGGAACGGTATCTCTCACACGTGCAGGAAGCTCGTTGTACTTTTCTTCAGACTGTTGAGCTTGTTGATGAAGCTCTTGTGTTAGCTTCTGCACCTCCTCTCTCAAATTGACAACTTCCGCGGAATTGGCAGGGCTGGTGGCAGAGAGGCAGAGGCAGAGGCAGATGAAGCCGCCAATGTCGAAATGTGGCGGCGATTCTTTTAGGACTTAGAGGCGATCTCGTGCCAAACCCTATCAGGATCAACAACTGAGGCATTGGAACCGTGGTCGTCCCCACTAGGGTGGAATCGTTGGGTTGCGGCCTCCAATCTCTGCGTGTAGTCCTCTTGTGTAACATTCATTGTGATTAGGATGATAGTTAATTGACTTTAAATCGAATACATATATTTCAAACttagaattaattgaaatgtcatcaacataagtAAATCTCTCCTTGTTAGCCTTCAACATATGGGTATATTTAAAGGTCTCCGCCAATGTCATCTCACGCTCCAATGACTTAAACTACATATATTGAAaccaactaataaaataaatcaagtaacaattaattcaagtaataattaataaagatTAGTAAACTATATACCAGCATGCTCTTTGTCTTCATGAGAGCCTACCGATATTTTTTGACGACCTTGGTGAAGTCCTGTTAGTTCTGTTCTTTAGACGGTAACGCTTGAACCCCTCATCAGTACTAAAATAAAGATCCAGTTCCTTCTTAATATCTGGACAGAGCTGAATCCTGAGGTGGACGTGCCCCTGACGAACATCTTGCAGCATACTGAAGTCGCCTAGCTATCCGGTGGTCGTAGATATTTCTGATAAAGATATCAGATTCCCTATCCCATATAAAGTTCTCCT comes from the Arachis duranensis cultivar V14167 chromosome 7, aradu.V14167.gnm2.J7QH, whole genome shotgun sequence genome and includes:
- the LOC127740518 gene encoding uncharacterized protein LOC127740518; translated protein: MLAYSVAADAVDDYVRICESTTIECLKKFVEGVLSVFEDEYLRKLNPNYVQRLLQMADGRGFPGMLDRSRVFDDILNDRAPKLNYTINGNNYTMGYYLADSIYLEWATFVKSISKPQGEKRKLFAQYQEGQRKYVERLFGVLQARFGIIHGPARF